The Musa acuminata AAA Group cultivar baxijiao chromosome BXJ2-2, Cavendish_Baxijiao_AAA, whole genome shotgun sequence genome has a segment encoding these proteins:
- the LOC135604753 gene encoding probable polygalacturonase: MGHQPNSGYLIELMYCKQVLISNITLVNSPSWNVHPVYSSHVIVSGITILAPVNSPNTDGIDPDSSSNVRIEDCYIVSGDDCIAIKSGWDEYGIAFNMSSKHIVIRRLTCISPTSAVIALGSEMSGGIQDVRAEDITAIHSESGVRIKTTIGRGAYVKDIFVRRMNLHTMKWVFWMTGTYGQHPDDKFDPKAIPVVQNISYSNVVAENVTMAAKLEGIPGAPFTGICIYNVTAEVVKSKKPIWNCTDVEGVSSHVTPTPCAQIPEYPDRITHCPFPEDDLPVNGVGLEECAYQRAKP, from the exons atgggccatcagcccaacagtgGATACCTCATTGAATTGATGTACTGCAAACAAGTGCTGATTTCCAACATTACATTGGTTAACTCTCCATCGTGGAATGTCCATCCAGTGTACAGCAG CCACGTAATCGTCTCAGGCATCACAATTCTTGCACCGGTCAACTCTCCCAACACTGATGGGATCGATCCAG ACTCATCCTCCAATGTCCGCATTGAGGACTGCTACATAGTCTCAGGCGATGACTGCATCGCCATTAAAAGCGGTTGGGATGAGTACGGGATTGCATTCAACATGTCAAGCAAACACATAGTGATCAGACGGCTCACCTGCATCTCCCCCACGAGCGCTGTCATCGCCCTGGGAAGCGAGATGTCGGGAGGAATCCAAGATGTCCGGGCCGAAGACATCACGGCCATCCACTCCGAATCCGGCGTCAGGATCAAGACGACCATCGGAAGGGGAGCTTACGTGAAGGACATATTCGTGAGAAGAATGAATCTGCACACAATGAAGTGGGTCTTCTGGATGACGGGCACCTACGGGCAGCACCCGGACGACAAATTTGATCCGAAAGCCATTCCGGTGGTGCAGAATATCAGTTACAGCAACGTGGTGGCCGAGAACGTGACCATGGCCGCGAAGCTGGAGGGGATTCCCGGCGCGCCCTTCACCGGAATATGCATCTACAATGTGACGGCGGAGGTGGTGAAGTCGAAGAAGCCGATTTGGAACTGCACCGACGTGGAGGGCGTATCGAGTCACGTGACGCCCACTCCCTGTGCGCAGATTCCGGAATATCCAGATCGTATAACGCATTGCCCCTTCCCTGAAGATGATCTACCTGTGAATGGTGTTGGGCTAGAGGAGTGTGCTTATCAGAGAGCCAAACCATGA